Within the Zea mays cultivar B73 chromosome 10, Zm-B73-REFERENCE-NAM-5.0, whole genome shotgun sequence genome, the region GTTTTGATTCACAAACTCAAATGTAACAAGCAAAAAAAATCCTGGCATGAGAGACGCacatttgttttatatttatttaaTTATTACTTGCTCTAATCGAGCCCATAAATGTGAGTATGCATGAAATAAAAACAAAGTCTCATAAAACCATATAACTTATAGACCTCTTTTATTTCCCTAAATTTTGGGTACTACAATTACAGAGGAGTACCACAAAATTTATCTCATGAATTTTAGTGCTCTAAAacacaagttatgaatttccaatggTTTTCTACGTGTTAAACCGAAAGAAAGAAAAGGAATGGAAAAGCCACATTGCATGTCAGCCCTTGAGTTTTAACCAAAAACAGATCCTTGCTTTTAGGTCCTCAAACACTAATCCCTTGAGTCTATGACACATTTTAGAAAACCCCTTCCCCTTTCCTCTATTCAAATCCGATGTCCTTCCTTTGATATTAcggatagagagggagagagcgatGGCGCATGGCTCGGGGCTCACCGGCGGCAGAGTAAAGTTGTGCAAGGTCGCGAAGAGGCACGGTGATCGACGATGAGCTTGACGGCGTCCTTGGTTCAATTGGATGTGGATGGGGGGTGCTCTATCCACACGCGCCGGTGTGAACCGAAGCACGACGAACATCAACAGCGATGCTCCAGCATCCTTTGGGCTTGGGCAAAGGCTCCAGGACATCGACACGTGACGAAAAATATGGTGTGGGGCTCAGCTCAGACGGAGGAGTATGGAGGAGGTGTGGTCACACGAGCTATCCGCCGACATCCATGGCAGCATGACATCAGAGTGGGAGAAGACAAGGAGGGCGTCGGCGAGTGAGGAGGCACAAGGCGAGAGCAATGGAGTGGGCGAGGGAAATGGAGCAGGCACGATAGTAGCTTGCCCACACATGGGGACAAGGAACAACACGCGTAGGGCTTGGCCACCACGTGTCTCGGTGAGCGACAGTTGGCTAACGTGATCTACCAAGCTCGCAGGCGTGAAAACGACAAGAAAATGGGTTCCTCAAGCATCAATCAATGTAGACAAATTGTTCTCCACTCTACCGACTACAAATTTGCTATAGTGTTTAAGGTGATTGAGTGTGAGTTTACAAGTTAATGACTTCCAAATATCGATTTGTCAGAGCTACGAAAAATCAGTGTAAACCTAGGCCAAACCTTGTCAAACAATCTCAAACACTTGTCAATTTTTAACACGACGTGTCTTGattaattatctacaacttttatatttggagcTAATCGATTTGATGCTTATTTCTTAATGAACATGTCTAGGTTTGAAGCTAGGTGAAGAAATTGACTTAgaatttttttattttctctgATTTTACTTAGGCTACCACACTTGGTAGTTTAAGGTGTTTGTTAGCTACTCCTAGGCTTTAGTCCTGAATATCATCTCCACATCAAGCAAAACTCATACTAGATCATACATATTACACACAAGTTAAGCaaactttcatcacatgcaatcaAGAGTTGAAAAGCTACCTCAAACCAATTTAAATTACTTTAGGTTGGTTTAGCTACACACACAAGTACTTCTTAATGATATAAGATTCTAGAACATAAGTTTCTTGTATTTCAGGCACATTCACCATTCATATCAAAAGATAAGCCATTTATGCATTGGATTTATGTCATTTATGATTAATGATGCTCATGAGAATGTTTTCATTATGTAGATGAAATGTATAAGCATgcttaacaccagaggtgttacaataATGTCCATCCCCTAGCCTTTGAAGGGCCATGGTTTCACAATAGGGTTCATTACTAATGCTGGTACCATCTATATCTTGCCAAACCTTTGACATGCATGACACCCTTTGTATTATTTGAAACAATGCTCAAGAATAGTAGACCAGTAGTATCCTCATCAATGACTTCATCTTTTTAACCGACTGATGAGTCCTACAGACTCCCTCGTGCACTACATGTAAGAGCCGATTTGCCTCGGTCGGCCCTAGGCACATGAGCGGTAGCCCCTCAAAGGTCATGTAGAACATGTTGTCTCCAGTCAGGACGTATTTCATGGCTTTGTAGCATATCCCCTTAGGTGCCCCCGAGCCAAATCTTTCAAGTAATTGTGATATCGACTCTCCAGTCTTCTGGTTCTAGCAAGCACACTTGGAGGTCAGCCTCATCTGAGCCTGCCTTATATCTCAAGGCCATTTCTGCAAGGTCATTGGCCTCGGTGTTCTAAGTCCTACGTATCTAGTGGAAATTTATATACATGAATCATGCCATCAGCTCATGGCATTCCATCCATACTGGGAGCAGTGATTCGCTCCACACCTATAATCCTTCATGAGCTAAGAAATCAACAACTTTGAGTCCCAAAAATTTCCACTGCTTCTGCATCAGCTTTGAGGAGCAACTCCATCCCCTTACACACAGCTTGGTACTCTACCATGATGTTGATGCAAGGGTCGGTTAATCTGATAGAGAAGGAATGAATatgttaccccccccccccccccccccccccccccccccccgcccccgAGGTGACACGAGTAGAATTCCCATGCCACATCTGTCATCACAAGCCgatccgtcgaagaacatggaccATGCATGCATAGAGTGAAGCCACGTCAGTGATAATCCTTTCTGTGATAAAATCAGCCAATGCCTATCCCTTAACTGCCTTCACGGGTTGAACAGATGTCGAACTCTGACAATGCAAACATCCATTTTCTGAGCCGGTCTTTTAACACAAGGGGCGACAACATGTGCTTGATGACACCCGACTTGTAGATGAAAATTGTTTCCACTGTCAGTAGGATGTGACGAAGCTTGGTGTAGGTGAAGAATAGGCAGATACATAGCATCTTAATGTCAAGGTATCTGGTCTCTGCATCTTGCATCCTTCTGCTGAGGTAGAAAACGACCTTCTCTGGGCCATCATGGACTTGGACCAGCACAGATGCGATGAAGGTGTTGCCCACCGATAGGTACGCGTAGAATGGTTCGTCCGGCCATGGTGGAACCAACACTAAAGGATTCGACAGGTATTCCTTAACTTCTTCAAATGCCCTCAACTACTCTGGCCCCCATTGGAACTTGCTGTCACTTTTGATCATCACTAAACCCACGAATGGTCAATTCATCCGGATAGGTTGTAAATAAAACTTCTAACAAAGTTGATCTTGCGGATGAGCTGCAGGAGCTCCTTCGTTGTGTTAGGCGGTGTCATGGTCCTTACTGCCTCTTAACTCTTTAGGTCATTCTCTATTCCTCGTTCATGAACCAGGAACCCGAGGAATTGATCGGTCATTACCCCGAAGGTGCCCTTCTCTGGGTTCATTTTGAGCCCGAATCTCCTAGTGCGTTCCAGGACTCGGCGCAAGTCTTCTAGGTGCCCCTAGTGGATGCAGACTTGACCATGACATCGTGAATGTAGATCTTCACTAGCTTGCCAATCAGATCATGGAAGATTAATTCATGGCACGTTGGTATGCAGCTATGTCTTTCTTTAACCCAAAGGTCATAACCACATATTCAAACAAACCCAATGAGTTGGGTACCCTGAATGCAGTCTTGTGCACATCTTCTAGGGCCCGGAAGAGCTAGTTGTGTACACTGGCACTGAGTAGGCTGGATGCTTGGACACTCACCAGTCCACCTTCAGTCGTGCGATGTTCCTTGGAGACAACCTCATCTCTTGGTCCACAAAAAGGTAGCTCATGGTCTCCCGCTCTAGTGGTAGGCTAAGTACCAGACTACCATTAATGGGGTAGTTGAGGCAAGATGGTTGCACCATCTTTTCCTAGAGCTTTACAACCTGCTCTCCTTGAGTACCCTTGTCTCCTATGACAACATCAACATTATATATCTCTCCATGAACCCTATCTAGCACTAGTGCACAAAGCATGTTGAGATCAATCTTCACTTTGTCTGTGAGCGTTGACTATTGAGGATGTTTTTCATCATGTCTCGATGCGCTAGCAGTTTGCCAACATGTTCACCAAGGAACGTCTCTCGTTGTTCTTAGATTTTTGGTGCAGTCTCGACATCTGTTGTGGCTAGAGTTTTCATTGTGAGAGGTACAATGTTAGACTCATGTTTGTGTGTGTATTTTGGGCCTAGAGCCTAGCTCATATTAGGGGTAACTTATATGTAATTCTATTCATATAGCCTATGAATACTGTGGTTTCCATTCCTCCAACAATCTTGATGATAACCCAATCACTAGAGCAAACACATGCGTAGAGATGAGTTGTATATATATAGGTCAGTCCTAGGGCTGCAAGGTCCCATGTTTAGTCAAGATCTAAgcacaaataatatgaaaacaCATGCCAGCACAAACAACAAATTAGTTGATCAAAAAGACATTGATAAGCCAGTGACCATCAATAAGCTTAGCTAgagaagatatatatatatagttctaTAGTTCACTAGTTTATATGGAAATAATGGCTAGAGAAGACGCAGTCCACCGTGCACTAAcagaatttggctctttgccgaatACCAAATATtttaccgagtgtttttttcgggcactcgacaaagaagctctttgtcgagtgccacataaaaaaccctcggtaaaagaaaacactcggcgaagaagctctttgtcgagtgttttatttttgaccctcggcaaagaagtctttgtcgagtgttttttgacactcggcaaagagcgagTGTCAAAAATATAACATAcgacaaagagctctttgccgagtgcttttttttgAACACTAGgctaagacaatttaaaaatcacattttaaagcagtaaattaattcaaatttaaaagttttcaactacaaatttttataactcatcatgatgtacaatttgtattttgaacatttcttcatatgataaaataaaaataaatttattcataaaacctatatctttcTCGTAGTTTataaaactacgagagagatgtataagatttatgcatattgttagaaccatcatgtgaagTGAACAAATGATCAAACAAACAAAATAAAGTTTGTAGATCTTGAtaagttatagaattttgtaattggcaactttttcatttgaggtcatcttgtcaacgaaaactacgtctgaatttaaaaaatttaaaatttgaattttgaaaatgatctcgaaagaaaaaaccaccaacataaaagttataggtattgaagagttatgaaactttgtagttaacaatgttttggtttgaaatcgtcttgtcatgcaaaactatgtttgaattttaaaatttgaatttttcaaactacctcggatggaaaatccaccaaaataaaagttgtaggtcttgaaatgtaatgaaactttgtaattgacaatttttttgatttgaaatcatcttatcattgaaaatttcgtgttaagttttcaaatttaaaatttagattttgtaaacggcctcggatgtagaaactatcaaaatagaacttatagatctcaaaaagttatgcaactttatagttggtcacattttcaaatgaattcatttagtagattaaataatcaaattactctcggtttgttatagtgcatgaggaatgaaaacgtaatatagacataattagtgtagtagtgtagtggtagagaAGGATATGCGCGAGAGAAAAATTGTGACTTTGAATCTCACCATTCACAAAATATgtaatttgattcaaaataatagtgaaaaataatAGGGTGATGGGTATGGTAAAATAAGTAGTGGTTGGGAAGAGTTGTTCATATAATTTAAAAAATATTTTATTGTTTTTTTGGGTTTTTTTATTCttaatttgtcgagtgtttttttttgccgagtgcttttcgacactcagcaaagaacatGATTCCAATAGTGATGCATAAAGAGAAAAATGAGTCATCCGGTGAACACCAGTAAACGTGAGAAGTCTAGAGAATGCATGCAGCTATTGGAAACACACATTATTAATTCCCACAGGACGAAATATTAGAGCACTTCATTTATTTCATATATAATAAGGTACGGTAACCCTGGACTGGAACAATGCATATGGTGCTCTCCACTACCTCTCCTCTGGTAGTGAGTATACGTATGGGTGCACTTCATTTATCATTCGCAGCGATGAAGCTTTTGTACCACTTGGCTGACTGCTTCATGTAGCGCTTGCAGCCATCGTTGCGGTCCACATAGACGATGCCGTAAGGTTGGGTGTAGCCGCAGAACCATTCGAAGTTGTCCAGCAGAGACCAAAGGAAGTAGCCCTTCACATTTGCTCCCGACCTGCATGGGCCATGCATGCGCCACATGTAAACGATGACAATAATGTAGAAAAGTGAAAGAAATGAAGTTGCAGGTAGATTCATACTCCACTGAGTCCTGAAGAGCTGCCAAGTGGCTCTGGAGGTAATCTATTCTTTTCTGGTCATTCAAGTTATGGCCAAGGTCAACTTCAGCCATCCCTGTAAACAAAAAAACACAACAAATAAATCAGCATGTGTGACAAAGCTTAGACTCGATGCAACTGATTTCATTTTCATTATAGACCAGATGCATGCATGTGTACGTTAATTACTGGATCCGGCCGGTCTTACCGTTCTCAGTGATGTACATGGGTGGGTTTCCGTATTTCTCCTTCATGATCTTAAGGAGATCCTTTAGGCCTTGAGGATACAGGTAGATCCAATTCCCCATCTGCATGCAAATCGAAGCAATGGATATATCATTTTTCCCTAATTAATTAATTACCAATATATATGTACATACTACACGAACAAACTATAGATTTGTTCCGCCTTATTATTGTCAACACAAAACATTTGCGAACTTCCCTTTTTACATGTAAAAGTTTAACCATGCATGAGCACTTCACATTATCACTTTCAGCATAAAAACATTGTACACAAATTTGTACTAGTAAGGTGCGTACCGGAGGACCAATGGGCTCGCCATCAGGCCCTTTCGCTGGTggacggaagaagaaaagcgcAATGTACAATTAGTATGTGAGAGAATGCCAAATTATTTTTCAACGGAGGAGTAAGAGGTTACATATATTAGTTCTCAACGCGCCAACTTACTTTCCTGACTGGCATATGCATCGTCAGTGTTGAGCCTTagcgtgttgtgttgcgtgatatCGATGTGTTTGGAGAACCTTGAGGTGTAGTAGTTTAACCCCAGCATGTCATAGGAGCCCACTAGCTTCTCTCGCTCCTcgttagtgaagaagggtagtcgGTCCCTTACCAACGACCTCATGGAGAATGGATAGTCTCCACGGACAACCGGCTCCAAGAACCATCCTAGGTTGATGTCCCAGGACCTTTCTTCGGCCTGTTGATCAATAAACGCCGATTTTTCGAATGGCACACGGCCCATCACGTCAAATACAATCCCTATGCGTCCATTCTCACCCTGCAATTTATATATTAGAGTGTGCGCGCGCACGTATAGTGTATATATAATTGTGTACAATATCACTATATATCTACCTTGTAATCTATCTTGTAATGCTTGTTGTAAAGATCAACAACCTCGGCGTGGGCTCGGAGAAGGTTGTGGCCAACAATGTATGGCTCAGTGAGCGAGTTTCCAATTGGGTTAGCACAACTTGTGGATCCCGTTGGAGTGATTATCCCAGGGGAGCACCGCCCTGGGGCGCATTGTCCAGTTCCGTGCGAAAAGGTACAAAAAGTCTCGGGCTCATTAAAGGTAAACCAGTTCTTTACTTTGTCACCGAAGTTGTCAAAGCACACCTTGGCGAAGTCTGTATAGTCTTTTCTGAAAAAATTACAAAGCAGAAGGATGTGTTGTATGCTAGTTAATAGACACATAATGATAATTGATGCATGTTTCTATCTAATACTATATTTGTTCCAACATATAGTTCTTTTTAGTGCTCTTTTTTTCTGTCCACATTGAAATGAATGATAATGAATACATATGGACATACATACAAAACTACATGTATATATAGGTTAATTAATGATTACCTAATTAGtgtaaaatgaattatattttCGGACCAAGAGAGTAATAATTGGTTTTGAAACATCAAGAAGTTAACCATAAACATTTATTATGTCCAAAATTAAATGTATATAACAACATTTTAGTTTATTATAACCAGAAATGTTGATAAACACAATAACCGGTATCATTTTGCTCGTGGAAGGACTCAGAGCAGCTACGTAGATTAAATAATGATACATGGAGCATAACAATTCAATTGTGTATAATACTTACACAATACTCTTATCTAAAAAACCGCCGTACTTGTCCATCAGTGCTTGAGGTGTGTCCCAGTGGAAAAGGGTTACAAACGGTTCTATTCCTGGGTTGCAATGAGCAAAAAAGTGATTTATATATGAAAACGTTTTCACACTAGATTATGATCTTGATCAATTAATTAAGCAGCTAAGCTAACTAGGAACAAATTTTGGTTTTTACCGTTCTCTAACAACAAATTGATGAGATTTTTGTAGTACTTGATGCCATCTGGATTAATACCCCCTTCGAGCGTCCCATCTGAAAGTCGTAAGCATACACTGGAATTAGGATAGTAAGACTATCTGTAGGCACTACTATTTTACCTTCTATTTTAAATTTCACTTTGTAAACAATATGTTTTATATGGCTATACACACGATCTACTAGATACAGCCTAACAACTCTGATTGGATGTATATATGCATCGTACAAATCATAGACAAACCGACCCACAATCATACTTTTTGTATAATTGTGGTGAACACAACCTTTTTGTATAATTGTGGTGAATAAAACTACCAAATGTCATAAAAAATAAATTTATAGTGGTACTTCATTATATACTCTACTACTATATACTATATGAAATTTCAAGTTCTGTTCATTCTATATTAAGAGTTATTAAAATAGAAAATTCTATCACTGTTTAATTATTCTTTGTGATAAAATTTTCTGTTTTATATTTTTGATATGCGATGAATTTAAAACTTGAAATTTGATATAATGTAGTAGAACTGTAAAAGTAAATTTCTTTGACAGTTTTTATAACTTTGGTTAGTTTAATTGCACGATAGGTTGATTGCACAACAGTTTGACCATAGAAAACATATTTGATTATTTTATTCTATTCTTACTCGGCAGTATTCTGGACCAAGAGATGGAGAACCTATAGGCGTCCATCCCTATTTCCTTCAGCAATCTGACATCCTCCTGCAAGTCATAATGATGATAACAGATATATTTAGATATTGTTTAGTTTATAGAATGCAACGTAAATGACAAAGGTAATAATTCACAATCGAGTACgagcggtaacaagtttgaataggtcGTATCAATTCCTAGTGTAGTATCTTATTACAGTTAGATTTAAATAAACATGGTTTAACATTATCAGTTACTCATCATGTTATAAATATGTAAACCAAACAGGACCTTAGTTAGAAGCAACATTTACATTAACATTTTGCATCCAAAAAACTGCTGAATAATACAAAATATATCATTTCATAATCATACTTAATGCATGTTTAACAAAGTTAGCTAGCTGCAAAATAAAAAACTTTATGTCAGCTGGTTACCTAAAAGTTGACCTTATTTtaaatctatatctatactatacttaaagcaccagtttcaacggccgTCCCGCGTCATtttttataaataaccccttacaactatttcaaattaatccgctccacgcctatagatggccaaacggcgacCCAGTATGGGCCAGACACACGCAggcttaaatcagcgtaaaacatTAAAAACGATGCAAGAGGTGGGATTCaaacccatgccctgatggaaaAAGGACGGGAGACGCTGAATGAAGCTGTCTAACcaatagaacatcatgctcagttatttttaatattgaatacaaattgtatatatgtatatacattttttgtaaaataaaaaatatataatcgtgtcgggtcaggccagcactacgggccgaggctacagcccaagcacggtaCAATGTTCTTGGCTCTTGTAAGTATtaagtcgtttctgagaccacattggcgcaatggactacatggtgtttaaggttgctgaattggatggagcaacaatgatttgtcacactaaccgtAAAATGAAagattatttgttggttttaaacgttagtaattgctacgaaaaagcataatttatatggagtgcatccagtttttattgatgtctgactttagcaatcactccatattttgatctatctttttttttaagtttgacttcatgtgatttattttagaaacttgagctcacaaactttctcttatttggttcagtcaatcgttgtgaactctctttaaTCGCTCACTTTATTGGCTGTGTTGTAACAAGACATATtgtatggagtaaacaataacatcatttagctaaatcaaaaaaatattatacagagagcggagacaatcaataaaaaatcttgaatttttttgatagatagtttacgtgggtattgttgtacgccgtcgcaacgcacgggcaaccgactagtgtaTATAAATGAATCACTTCCGTTTTTTCCCAACGGAGATCCCAAATTTTAGCCTAGCGGCCTAAGCAGGACTAGAAAACATTTTCTGCGCAAGAGGAAACAATTCATGTCCCCACAAATATTGATTCGAATATATACTTGTGACCCCGCGCCCTGAATTTTGCAGTTTTCTAATAAATTAACATAAATTTAAAACTTCCGTAAAAAAATTGTACATTACTTACAGGGTACATATGGTACGAATCTGCTGCAACATCCCCATTGCTCTTGTCTAATATCCACTCTATTGATATGcaacataaaaagaaaagaaataagaAGAGGTGGCGGTTACACGGAAAACTGCATCTTATAAATACGGGTGCTTAAATACATTAAAGATAATAGTTAGTTGATTAAAAATTGCTAGTACAATTTACTAGCTAACATGGTACATTTGGTACGAATTTACTAATTTAGTGGATTCAAACACCTCCATAGCTTGTTATATATATAAAAAAGGCTGCGTCGTTGCTATATAAACGAGCATTTTTTCTTGAGTGGTAACTGGTAACTGCATCTTATTGCTAGCTGTCACATATATATACAGCTAGCTTGCGTGTTTAtcataaaccaaataaaaaagggTTAATGGGAGTATATGTGCATTACCTGGAAAATTGTGGCAGAAGTAATCCCATGAGCTTGGCCCCTTTCCATCTTCATTCCATCCACCTTCAATCTACAAAGATATATATATAGTGAATTTGAAAACAAATAATTAAAATATAATGCTAGCTCACACATCTGTTAAGACTAGTTTCCTTTCAAATAACAAAGACGTGAAAACAATAATATATACTTGGTATGCTGAAGTGGAGGCACCAAAGATGAAGTCAGGGGGGAACATGCTTCTTTGAGGGACATCCCCGGCTGCGCTCAGCACTTGGCTTCCATTATTCTGACCGCTTACCCTTTCGGCTCGTGGCCTGAAGCTAAGATTACACCTTGGCTTACTGTTTTGTGGTGAGCAAGATAGGTGGTGCCGTGAGAAACTCTCATGATTTGGTCCTGGATGGCCAGCGTGGTTCATGGCCATGGCAGTAGCGAGAAGTGGAGCCATATTTTCTTCTTGCTGGCAAGCTAAAGCTGCTTAAGCACTGAGTAGACCAGGTGGAGCAGACGCGTCTATTTATAGACGAAGACGAGCGAGGGTTGCCAAATAGTTTTGGGTACTATCCTGCTGGTGGTGGTGTTCTTATGATGTATATACATCGCCAATGTGGCTTCCTGGAACAAAAGCAAACCGTTTGCAGAAAATGTTATTCGTCTCTAAAAATGCACCCTATTTTCCATATAGCTAACTTAAAGCGACAACATGTTAAATTTATACTTGCAAACAGCCTTCTTAAGCACCTCTCACCCGACCTTTGTCAAGAGGGTTTCGTCGCCCGAACCCCGACCCTGACCCGGATATCTCCGTCTTGAGCTCCTTCTTGTCTGATCCCGAGGATAAAACCATCTACAACAGTCTATCCATAGTTTACCTAAAAACACTATTTTTTTGCATTGATCTACACTGTAGATTGCACTGTTTGCAGATTGAAGTTTGAATATTGGTATAGTTTAAGGCCCGGAAACTTTGTCCAACCACCCTCTCGTGGGCCACTTAATTTTTGCAAGCTAAAGCTTTGAGCAGCTTGCAAAAATACTTTTTACGCACGGTTTATGTAAGGTGTCCATTTGCAAAAATATTTTTACACACAGTTTACTCCGTTTTAATCATTTTTCTAAGTTATTATTTTGAATTCTATAATAAGTTCATCTCAAGTCAACATAATCTTCTCTTAAAAAATAAATAGCCATTAAGCATATATATTTATGCCATTTAGAAAATCTGTGTCACATGCACAAGTGAGCAATATGTATTGTTGTATATATTTTAATTGTTCTATTCTACTTCTACTATTGTTATGTTATACTCTCTAGACTTCTTGGCAATCATCGGCTCACTAGTTTTTGTCTTGTGCAAGTGATGTGTAGTGATTGACACTGAATCACGCCCTCATTCATATGAAATGCGCTTCTTCGGGTTCTTGCTCCACCAATGGTACTACACCGTTTCTTTGGCCACCAAGCTCGTAGTGTTGCAGCCGCCCCAAGGCGTTGAACTCGCTCGTCTAGCTTTAGTTGTGTGCAACCAATCCCAAGCGATGGACACTTGACCGATCCTAAGTAAAGATGCTATGCCTGTCTTTTAGGACTGCATGCACTAGAAGATTATTTAGATATGAGCGGTAAGT harbors:
- the LOC103641409 gene encoding 4-hydroxy-7-methoxy-3-oxo-3,4-dihydro-2H-1,4-benzoxazin-2-yl glucoside beta-D-glucosidase 1, chloroplastic-like, with the translated sequence MAPLLATAMAMNHAGHPGPNHESFSRHHLSCSPQNSKPRCNLSFRPRAERVSGQNNGSQVLSAAGDVPQRSMFPPDFIFGASTSAYQIEGGWNEDGKGPSSWDYFCHNFPEWILDKSNGDVAADSYHMYPEDVRLLKEIGMDAYRFSISWSRILPNGTLEGGINPDGIKYYKNLINLLLENGIEPFVTLFHWDTPQALMDKYGGFLDKSIVKDYTDFAKVCFDNFGDKVKNWFTFNEPETFCTFSHGTGQCAPGRCSPGIITPTGSTSCANPIGNSLTEPYIVGHNLLRAHAEVVDLYNKHYKIDYKGENGRIGIVFDVMGRVPFEKSAFIDQQAEERSWDINLGWFLEPVVRGDYPFSMRSLVRDRLPFFTNEEREKLVGSYDMLGLNYYTSRFSKHIDITQHNTLRLNTDDAYASQETKGPDGEPIGPPMGNWIYLYPQGLKDLLKIMKEKYGNPPMYITENGMAEVDLGHNLNDQKRIDYLQSHLAALQDSVESGANVKGYFLWSLLDNFEWFCGYTQPYGIVYVDRNDGCKRYMKQSAKWYKSFIAANDK